In Flavivirga abyssicola, the following are encoded in one genomic region:
- a CDS encoding carboxypeptidase-like regulatory domain-containing protein: MKNYLLLFILIFTSVICIGQEADKVLGVVINSSNGVALENVNIVNLNQVIGTTTNKKGEFKISAKANDTLHFSFLGFKSIKVRVTNDWLKFGSSNIELTESALALEEVVVKQLKLTGYLEVDIKQLPVANNNYRYSISGLPSTGYEAGSKGTITKIIGSIFNPADFLHRMFGKKPNELRKLKKMKEDDEIRNLLASRFDREMLTALLQVDRVDLDEIVSQCDYSKGFIQTANDLQILDAISECYEEYKVLSRGRSKRI; this comes from the coding sequence ATGAAAAACTACCTACTTCTTTTTATTTTAATATTTACTTCTGTCATTTGTATAGGGCAAGAAGCCGATAAAGTTTTAGGTGTTGTTATTAATTCTTCAAATGGTGTAGCACTTGAAAATGTAAACATTGTTAACCTCAATCAAGTAATTGGTACTACTACCAATAAAAAAGGTGAGTTTAAAATTTCTGCTAAAGCAAACGATACATTACATTTTTCGTTTTTAGGTTTCAAATCTATAAAAGTTAGAGTTACTAACGACTGGTTAAAGTTTGGAAGTTCGAATATTGAATTAACTGAATCGGCCTTAGCCCTAGAAGAAGTCGTCGTAAAACAACTTAAACTTACGGGATATCTAGAGGTAGACATAAAGCAATTACCTGTGGCTAATAATAATTACCGTTACAGTATTTCTGGGTTACCGAGTACAGGTTATGAAGCCGGTTCTAAAGGTACAATAACTAAAATTATTGGTTCCATTTTTAACCCAGCAGATTTTTTACACCGTATGTTTGGTAAAAAACCAAATGAATTACGAAAGTTAAAGAAGATGAAAGAGGATGACGAAATACGGAATTTGCTAGCATCTCGTTTTGACAGAGAAATGCTTACTGCTTTGTTACAGGTAGATCGTGTTGATTTAGATGAAATCGTAAGCCAATGTGATTACTCTAAAGGTTTTATACAAACTGCAAACGACTTACAGATACTTGACGCTATTAGCGAGTGTTATGAAGAATATAAAGTCTTAAGCAGAGGTAGAAGCAAAAGAATTTAA
- a CDS encoding glycosyltransferase — protein sequence MAKKLLIIGFVWPEPKSSAAGSRMMQLIQFFQTQNYQITFSSPCAKSDNAFDLKIIGVNQVSIELNNTSFDAFIKTLHPDIVLFDRFMMEEQFGWRVAEQCPDALRIIDTEDLHCLRKGRQQAFKDGKEFDKSYLFSDTAKREIASIYRSDLSLIISESEMEILKNDFKVDSDLLHYLPFMLDDLSEGSIEKLPNFEERQHFITIGNFLHEPNYNAVLNLKETIWPLIKKQLPKAELHIYGAYASQKVNQLHNKKNGFLIKGFVEDVNEVMKLARVCLAPIRFGAGLKGKLVDAMQNGTPCVTTTIGAEGMFGNLQPNGFVEDAPQIFVNKAIELFKDQRIWEEKQKNGFEIINKRFDKKMHQEIFLSTIQEIAQQLEVHRLNNFTGQILQHHTLQSTKFMSKWIAEKNKS from the coding sequence GTGGCAAAAAAACTCTTAATAATTGGTTTTGTTTGGCCAGAACCTAAAAGTTCGGCAGCAGGAAGTCGAATGATGCAGTTAATTCAGTTTTTTCAAACTCAGAATTACCAAATAACATTTTCTAGTCCTTGTGCTAAAAGTGATAATGCGTTTGATTTAAAAATCATAGGAGTTAATCAGGTTTCTATTGAATTAAATAATACCAGTTTTGATGCTTTTATAAAAACGTTACACCCAGATATTGTTTTATTTGATCGTTTTATGATGGAAGAACAATTTGGTTGGCGTGTTGCGGAACAATGTCCGGATGCATTGAGGATTATAGATACCGAAGATTTACACTGTTTACGAAAAGGAAGGCAACAAGCTTTTAAAGATGGAAAGGAATTTGATAAATCTTATTTATTCAGTGATACAGCAAAACGTGAAATAGCGAGTATTTACAGAAGTGATTTAAGCTTGATTATTTCTGAATCCGAAATGGAAATCCTTAAAAATGACTTTAAAGTAGATAGTGATCTATTGCATTACTTGCCTTTTATGTTAGATGACTTGTCTGAAGGTTCTATTGAAAAATTGCCAAACTTTGAAGAGCGTCAACATTTTATAACCATTGGTAATTTTTTACATGAACCCAATTACAATGCAGTCTTAAATTTAAAAGAAACCATCTGGCCATTAATTAAAAAGCAATTACCTAAAGCCGAATTGCATATTTATGGGGCATATGCATCACAAAAAGTGAATCAACTTCACAATAAAAAGAACGGATTTTTGATTAAAGGGTTTGTTGAAGATGTTAATGAAGTTATGAAATTAGCGCGAGTTTGTTTGGCTCCAATTAGATTTGGCGCAGGTTTAAAAGGGAAACTAGTTGATGCAATGCAAAATGGAACACCATGTGTCACAACAACAATTGGGGCAGAAGGGATGTTTGGTAATTTACAACCAAATGGATTTGTAGAAGATGCTCCTCAAATATTTGTTAATAAGGCTATTGAGTTATTCAAAGACCAAAGGATTTGGGAAGAGAAACAAAAAAATGGATTTGAAATTATAAATAAGCGATTCGATAAAAAAATGCACCAAGAAATTTTTTTAAGTACGATTCAAGAAATAGCCCAACAACTAGAGGTACATCGCCTAAATAACTTTACAGGTCAAATCTTACAACATCATACATTACAAAGCACGAAGTTTATGAGTAAATGGATTGCTGAAAAGAATAAAAGTTAG
- a CDS encoding VOC family protein, whose product MNNNMVGWFEIPVTNMDRAIDFYNTVFKINVQAQDFGETLMGWFPFDEGKPGASGSLIQNQAYEPSDKKGTLVYFNSEDVNNELNRVEDAGGKVIQTKTQISPDIGYMAIFIDSEGNRIALHSRA is encoded by the coding sequence ATGAATAATAATATGGTAGGTTGGTTTGAGATTCCTGTAACTAATATGGATCGCGCCATAGATTTTTACAATACAGTATTCAAAATAAACGTGCAAGCCCAAGATTTTGGAGAGACTTTAATGGGATGGTTCCCATTTGATGAAGGAAAACCAGGAGCTTCTGGTTCTTTAATTCAAAATCAAGCTTATGAACCAAGTGATAAAAAAGGAACTTTAGTATATTTTAATTCAGAAGATGTTAATAACGAGTTGAATCGGGTAGAAGATGCTGGAGGTAAGGTCATTCAAACTAAAACACAAATTTCACCGGATATTGGCTACATGGCTATCTTTATTGATAGTGAAGGTAATAGAATAGCATTACATTCTAGAGCATAA
- a CDS encoding ThuA domain-containing protein, which yields MVKLFFQSAIFLFWGHIMFAHSYTDKLNVLIVDGFSNHDWKQTSLIVKTILEKSNLFEVDISTAPSEPEDIAWENWRPKFKDYDVVIQNTNNIHNKKIQWPRVVQKEMEEYLRSGGGLYILHSANNAFPDWEAYNLMIGLGWRSKEAGVALQINEGEEVIRIPVGKGKSTYHGPRNDEIIYTLNDHSINKDFPKKWKTPNMELYKYARGPAKNMTMLSYAKDKETNINWPVEWVISYGKGRVYNSSMGHLWKGDIYPLSYRCVGFQTTLIRAAEWLATGKVSYKVPNNFPSEHSIELVDLEVDAKN from the coding sequence ATGGTAAAATTATTTTTTCAATCAGCAATATTTCTTTTTTGGGGACATATTATGTTTGCTCATTCCTATACCGATAAGTTAAATGTATTAATTGTAGATGGGTTTAGTAATCATGATTGGAAACAAACGTCTTTAATTGTTAAAACAATCTTAGAAAAAAGTAATTTGTTTGAAGTTGACATTTCAACAGCACCTTCTGAGCCTGAAGATATAGCATGGGAAAACTGGCGACCAAAATTTAAAGATTACGATGTTGTTATACAAAACACTAATAATATTCATAACAAAAAGATACAGTGGCCTAGAGTTGTACAGAAAGAAATGGAAGAATACTTGCGTTCCGGAGGTGGTTTATATATACTTCATTCTGCGAATAATGCTTTTCCGGATTGGGAAGCATACAATTTAATGATTGGATTAGGTTGGAGGTCAAAAGAAGCAGGGGTAGCGTTACAAATTAATGAAGGAGAAGAAGTCATAAGAATTCCCGTTGGCAAAGGGAAATCGACATACCACGGACCAAGAAATGACGAAATTATTTATACCTTAAATGATCATTCTATTAATAAAGATTTTCCCAAGAAATGGAAAACACCAAATATGGAACTTTATAAGTATGCCAGAGGTCCCGCTAAAAACATGACTATGCTTTCATATGCCAAAGATAAAGAGACTAATATCAACTGGCCAGTAGAATGGGTAATATCCTATGGTAAAGGAAGGGTTTATAATTCATCTATGGGACATCTTTGGAAAGGAGACATTTACCCTTTAAGCTATAGATGTGTCGGATTTCAAACCACTTTAATTCGTGCAGCAGAATGGTTAGCTACCGGAAAAGTATCTTATAAAGTACCCAATAACTTCCCCTCAGAGCATAGCATAGAGTTAGTTGACTTAGAAGTTGATGCTAAAAATTAA
- a CDS encoding polysaccharide lyase, translating into MKINALKLFVLVLFGLVLSSCEKESSIDYEADQVLSEEIVEEEPDENQQSKFTNGKSWVGFNWPAGSYTRSRANSDFGNTSSISNTELNRLSITTGTQLSVKLLKNSTGSNGGQFAKIPIQRSTNAYTLKYRIKFPSNFEWGLGGKIPGLSGGAAYSGCTGSQARSNGDGWTSRIMWTKPLDGSAPHFYPYIYYSAMTGNCGNKFNKRYNIVKNKWYGVEMYVKMNTGTNSNGVLRIKINGTTLINRTNMKWVTKNAGREIDDMMFGVYRGGNDSNWWVSKDTNILFDSFQLIKG; encoded by the coding sequence ATGAAAATTAATGCTTTAAAATTATTTGTTTTAGTGCTATTCGGTCTAGTACTTTCATCTTGCGAAAAAGAATCTTCTATTGATTATGAAGCCGATCAAGTGCTTTCAGAAGAAATCGTAGAAGAAGAACCTGATGAGAATCAACAAAGTAAATTTACAAACGGAAAAAGTTGGGTAGGCTTTAACTGGCCTGCAGGTTCTTACACAAGAAGTAGAGCTAACAGTGATTTTGGTAATACAAGTAGTATTAGCAACACAGAACTTAATCGTTTAAGTATTACAACAGGTACGCAGCTAAGTGTAAAACTGTTAAAAAACTCTACAGGTTCTAATGGTGGGCAATTTGCTAAAATTCCTATACAACGATCTACAAATGCATATACTTTAAAATATAGAATAAAATTCCCATCCAATTTCGAATGGGGCTTAGGAGGGAAAATACCAGGTTTATCTGGAGGTGCTGCTTATTCAGGTTGTACGGGTTCTCAGGCAAGAAGCAATGGAGATGGTTGGACTTCCAGAATTATGTGGACAAAACCTCTTGATGGAAGTGCTCCTCACTTTTATCCATATATTTACTATAGTGCCATGACAGGTAATTGTGGTAATAAGTTTAATAAAAGATATAACATTGTAAAGAATAAATGGTACGGTGTTGAAATGTATGTTAAAATGAATACAGGTACTAATAGTAATGGTGTTTTACGAATAAAAATTAATGGAACCACATTAATTAACAGAACTAATATGAAGTGGGTTACAAAGAATGCAGGAAGAGAAATTGATGATATGATGTTTGGGGTATATAGAGGAGGAAATGATAGTAACTGGTGGGTGTCTAAAGACACAAACATCCTTTTTGATTCTTTCCAATTAATAAAAGGGTAA
- a CDS encoding DUF4252 domain-containing protein, with translation MKRTIKYTFYILFATVLLVSCASSGSLQSYFVDNQEASNFISQDLPLSMVKLDKTNFTEEQNEAYNSVNKLNFLGYKAKGSNDETLKAEIKKVKAILSDSKYNDLMEFNDKGRKVIVKYIGTDDEADEVIVFGSAKALGFGIIRILGDDMNPEKMSTLFVALQNANVDEGQLQDIMNFFK, from the coding sequence ATGAAACGAACAATCAAATATACATTTTACATTTTATTTGCTACAGTTCTTTTGGTAAGCTGTGCTAGTAGTGGAAGCTTGCAAAGCTATTTTGTAGACAATCAGGAAGCATCGAATTTTATTTCACAAGATCTTCCTTTATCAATGGTGAAATTGGATAAAACTAATTTTACAGAAGAACAAAATGAGGCATATAATTCTGTAAATAAATTAAACTTCTTAGGTTATAAAGCTAAAGGAAGTAATGACGAAACTTTAAAGGCAGAAATAAAAAAAGTGAAAGCTATTTTAAGTGACTCTAAGTATAACGATCTTATGGAGTTTAATGATAAAGGAAGAAAAGTTATTGTAAAGTATATTGGTACTGATGATGAAGCTGATGAAGTTATTGTTTTTGGAAGTGCCAAAGCACTAGGTTTCGGTATTATTCGTATTCTGGGTGATGATATGAATCCTGAAAAAATGTCGACTTTGTTTGTTGCATTACAAAACGCGAATGTTGATGAGGGTCAACTACAAGATATTATGAATTTCTTTAAATAA
- the purB gene encoding adenylosuccinate lyase: MSLSSLNAISPIDGRYRNKVNELAPYFSEQALIKYRVLVEIEYFIALCEIPLPQLKNIDTTIFDDLRKIYKDFSEDDALAIKKIESITNHDVKAVEYFIKEKFDVLNLSQYKEFIHFGLTSQDINNTAIPLSIKEAMNDTYVPEYFNVLNRLKSLTEDWASISMLARTHGQPASPTRLGKEIEVFVKRLEEQFNLLNDIPSAAKFGGATGNFNAHHVAYPNIDWKAFGSKFVQEKLGLQHSFPTTQIEHYDHMAALFDTLKRINTILIDLDRDIWTYVSMDYFKQKIKAGEVGSSAMPHKVNPIDFENSEGNLGIANAVFEHLSAKLPISRLQRDLTDSTVLRNVGVPFAHTLIGFKSTLKGLDKLLLNETKFAEDLENNWAVVAEAIQTILRREAYPNPYEALKGLTRTNTKINQDSISNFIDTLEVSDTIKEELKRITPSNYTGI; the protein is encoded by the coding sequence ATGTCATTATCATCATTAAATGCCATCTCACCTATTGATGGGCGATATAGAAATAAAGTTAACGAATTAGCACCTTATTTTTCTGAACAAGCACTTATAAAATATCGTGTTTTAGTGGAAATTGAATATTTTATTGCACTTTGTGAAATTCCACTACCCCAACTTAAAAATATTGATACAACTATCTTTGATGATTTAAGAAAGATTTATAAAGATTTTTCTGAAGATGATGCTTTGGCTATCAAGAAAATTGAAAGTATTACAAACCATGATGTTAAAGCAGTTGAATATTTTATAAAAGAAAAGTTTGATGTTTTAAATTTATCGCAATATAAAGAGTTTATTCACTTTGGGTTAACATCACAAGACATTAACAATACAGCTATTCCTTTAAGCATTAAGGAAGCTATGAACGACACATATGTTCCGGAATATTTTAATGTTTTAAACAGATTAAAATCTTTAACAGAAGATTGGGCTTCTATTTCTATGCTTGCCAGAACACACGGGCAACCAGCTTCTCCTACTCGTTTAGGAAAAGAAATCGAAGTTTTTGTTAAGCGTTTAGAAGAACAATTTAATTTATTAAATGATATACCAAGTGCAGCTAAATTTGGTGGTGCGACAGGTAATTTTAACGCGCATCATGTAGCCTACCCAAACATAGACTGGAAAGCATTTGGTTCTAAATTTGTACAAGAGAAGTTAGGTTTACAGCATTCTTTTCCAACTACTCAAATTGAGCATTACGACCATATGGCTGCATTGTTTGATACTTTAAAACGTATAAATACTATTTTAATTGATTTAGATCGAGATATTTGGACTTATGTTTCAATGGATTATTTCAAGCAAAAAATTAAGGCAGGAGAAGTTGGTAGTTCTGCAATGCCACATAAAGTAAATCCGATTGATTTTGAAAATAGTGAAGGTAATTTGGGTATTGCTAATGCTGTTTTTGAACATTTATCAGCAAAGCTTCCTATTTCCAGATTACAACGCGATTTAACAGACAGCACGGTTTTACGTAATGTTGGTGTTCCTTTTGCTCATACACTTATTGGTTTTAAATCTACTTTAAAAGGTCTTGATAAATTGCTTTTAAATGAAACTAAGTTTGCTGAAGATTTAGAAAATAATTGGGCAGTGGTTGCGGAAGCTATTCAGACCATTCTTCGTCGTGAAGCTTATCCTAATCCATACGAGGCTTTAAAGGGCTTAACGAGAACCAATACCAAGATTAATCAAGATTCAATTTCTAATTTCATTGATACTTTAGAAGTATCTGATACAATAAAAGAAGAATTAAAACGTATTACTCCTAGTAATTATACAGGAATTTAA
- a CDS encoding adenylosuccinate lyase has translation MTLEEFHKELSFVNASRENRTKYANMVLNDMSLFPKLIDILFMVNDKVSSRAAWILEFVCAEYIYAIVPHLETFTKNINKIHLDSSVRPISKVCGFITTAYYSKKPNTIKRALTPEHKERIIEACFDWMISDQKVAPKVYAMESLFLYGLDYDWIHPELTQILEQNFQKQSAAFKVRAKRTLLKIKKSKAS, from the coding sequence ATGACTTTAGAAGAATTCCACAAAGAGTTAAGCTTTGTGAATGCCTCCCGTGAAAATCGAACAAAATATGCCAATATGGTTCTAAACGATATGAGTTTATTTCCAAAATTAATAGATATTCTATTTATGGTTAATGATAAAGTATCAAGTCGTGCAGCTTGGATTTTAGAATTTGTTTGTGCGGAATATATTTATGCTATTGTACCTCACTTAGAAACGTTTACAAAAAATATTAATAAAATCCACTTGGATTCATCTGTTCGTCCAATCTCTAAAGTCTGTGGATTTATCACCACGGCATACTATTCCAAAAAACCGAATACAATAAAAAGGGCATTAACGCCAGAACATAAAGAACGAATTATTGAGGCTTGTTTTGATTGGATGATTAGCGATCAAAAAGTAGCCCCCAAAGTATATGCTATGGAATCGCTGTTTCTTTATGGGTTGGATTATGATTGGATTCACCCGGAATTAACACAAATTTTAGAGCAAAATTTCCAAAAACAAAGTGCTGCTTTTAAAGTACGAGCAAAACGGACATTACTTAAAATAAAGAAAAGTAAAGCTTCTTAA
- a CDS encoding SRPBCC family protein produces MYIVLYVVLTIVGLFILLALIAPKKYKVNRSIIINKPLPEVFQYLKHIKNQDNWSPWKKKDPDMKQEFIGNDGEIGFIAKWDGNKEVGLGEQEITNIIDNDRVEARLRFFKPWKSESDAVTSVEDIGDGKTKVTWGFSGVNKVPANIFMMLYNVDKHVGKDFEEGLASLKEILEN; encoded by the coding sequence ATGTATATAGTTCTTTATGTAGTGCTTACCATTGTTGGTTTATTTATCCTTTTAGCACTTATAGCACCAAAAAAATATAAGGTAAATCGAAGTATTATAATTAACAAACCACTTCCAGAGGTATTTCAATACTTAAAACATATAAAAAACCAAGATAATTGGTCGCCTTGGAAAAAGAAGGATCCAGATATGAAACAAGAATTTATAGGTAATGATGGTGAAATTGGGTTTATTGCCAAATGGGATGGTAATAAAGAGGTTGGTTTGGGAGAACAAGAAATAACAAACATTATTGATAATGATCGTGTAGAAGCTAGGTTACGATTTTTTAAACCTTGGAAATCTGAGTCTGATGCGGTTACTAGTGTTGAAGATATTGGTGATGGTAAAACGAAAGTTACTTGGGGATTCTCTGGAGTTAATAAAGTTCCTGCAAATATCTTTATGATGCTTTATAATGTTGATAAACATGTAGGGAAAGATTTTGAAGAAGGTTTAGCCAGTTTAAAAGAAATCTTAGAAAATTAG
- a CDS encoding class I SAM-dependent methyltransferase: MSFLDTIKEKLLKIKPIQYYVLGKFYLNDRFYINGQKRDEIERKKDPSRTEIINYILSLFDTKTTYLEIGVRDPTLNFDHIKAGKKYSVDPGIEFEENPVDFALTSDEFFEALKNEKILSKEIKFDVIFIDGLHLAEQVDKDIKNSLKYIKEDGYIVLHDCNPPTEWHARVEHNYKFTPAHSNWNGTTWKAFLKWRCNELINSCCIDSDWGVGILSKTQPIGKNIDKINKFYEYDALNNNRKEYLNLITFEEFKKKIKIIRS; the protein is encoded by the coding sequence ATGAGTTTTTTAGATACAATAAAAGAAAAATTGCTAAAAATTAAACCCATTCAATACTATGTATTGGGTAAATTTTATTTAAATGATCGTTTTTATATTAATGGGCAAAAAAGAGATGAAATAGAAAGAAAAAAGGATCCTTCAAGAACAGAGATAATTAATTATATTTTGTCTCTTTTTGATACTAAGACTACTTATCTTGAAATTGGCGTTCGTGATCCCACTCTCAATTTTGATCATATTAAGGCAGGTAAAAAATATTCTGTAGACCCTGGAATTGAATTTGAAGAAAACCCTGTTGATTTTGCATTGACTAGTGATGAGTTTTTTGAAGCACTTAAAAATGAAAAAATTCTCTCCAAGGAAATTAAGTTTGATGTAATTTTTATTGATGGTCTTCATCTCGCAGAGCAAGTCGATAAGGATATAAAGAACTCATTAAAATATATCAAAGAAGATGGTTATATAGTACTTCATGACTGTAATCCACCAACAGAATGGCATGCCAGAGTGGAACATAATTATAAATTTACACCTGCTCATAGTAATTGGAACGGAACAACCTGGAAAGCATTTTTAAAATGGCGCTGTAATGAACTTATAAACTCATGCTGTATTGATTCAGATTGGGGTGTTGGAATTTTATCAAAAACTCAACCAATAGGTAAGAATATTGACAAAATAAATAAGTTTTATGAATATGATGCATTGAATAATAACAGAAAAGAATACTTAAACTTAATAACCTTTGAAGAATTTAAAAAAAAGATTAAAATTATTCGTAGTTAA
- a CDS encoding heme-binding domain-containing protein: MKIIKKIFLLLLIVFIIAQFFGPEKNEGDLASIDAFFNETKPSEDVKIILKESCFDCHSDVTRYPWYNHITPVNYWLADHIKHGKKHFNVSNWEGNSVKRKDHKFEELIEMVEDKSMPLNSYTWTHSEAKLTNKQVTAIIDWAKQVRFKYSLAPKPE; this comes from the coding sequence ATGAAAATAATAAAAAAGATATTCTTATTGTTATTAATTGTATTTATTATTGCTCAATTTTTTGGACCAGAAAAGAATGAGGGAGACCTAGCATCAATAGATGCCTTTTTTAATGAAACAAAGCCTTCAGAAGATGTGAAAATCATTTTGAAAGAAAGCTGTTTTGATTGTCACAGTGATGTTACAAGATATCCTTGGTATAATCATATTACACCAGTGAATTATTGGTTAGCAGACCATATAAAACACGGAAAAAAACATTTTAATGTGTCAAATTGGGAAGGTAATTCTGTAAAGCGAAAAGACCATAAATTTGAAGAACTCATAGAAATGGTAGAAGATAAAAGTATGCCTCTTAATTCATATACATGGACACATTCTGAAGCTAAACTTACAAACAAACAAGTAACTGCCATTATTGATTGGGCAAAACAAGTACGTTTTAAATATAGTTTAGCTCCAAAACCTGAATAA
- a CDS encoding SIR2 family NAD-dependent protein deacylase encodes MKKHIVVLTGAGMSSESGIKTFRDADGLWEGHDVMEVATPEGFKANPALVLDFYNQRRRQLFEVKPNSAHYDLAKLENNFKVTIITQNVDDLHERAGSNNVIHLHGELLKVRSTADESNIQEWQTDLVLGDTCQKGHQLRPHIVWFGEDVPMIEKAASICETADILVIIGTSMQVYPAAGLIHYVPSNTPIYFIDPKPSIESKKNLTVITETATVGVRKFIELIKSKI; translated from the coding sequence ATGAAAAAACACATTGTAGTACTTACAGGAGCTGGCATGAGTTCCGAAAGTGGTATTAAAACCTTTAGAGATGCTGATGGCTTATGGGAAGGCCACGATGTTATGGAAGTGGCAACACCTGAAGGCTTTAAAGCTAATCCTGCTTTGGTTTTAGATTTTTATAACCAACGTCGCAGGCAACTTTTTGAAGTGAAACCTAATTCTGCACATTATGATTTAGCCAAGCTTGAAAACAATTTTAAAGTTACCATCATAACCCAAAATGTAGATGATTTACATGAACGTGCTGGAAGCAATAATGTGATACATTTACATGGTGAGCTTTTAAAAGTAAGAAGTACTGCAGATGAAAGTAATATACAAGAATGGCAAACCGATTTAGTTTTAGGAGATACGTGCCAAAAAGGACATCAGTTACGCCCTCATATCGTTTGGTTTGGAGAAGATGTCCCTATGATTGAAAAAGCAGCATCTATTTGCGAAACTGCTGACATACTAGTTATTATTGGTACGTCAATGCAAGTTTATCCTGCAGCTGGTTTAATACATTATGTACCTTCTAATACACCAATTTATTTTATTGATCCTAAACCTAGTATCGAAAGTAAAAAGAATTTAACGGTAATAACAGAAACTGCCACAGTTGGAGTTAGAAAGTTTATTGAATTAATAAAAAGTAAAATTTAA
- a CDS encoding TrmH family RNA methyltransferase, with translation MVDLKLLEHLETYLTEHRKARFDKVLSQRTKYYTVATEDVYQLHNTSAVIRSCDVFGIQEVNIVEERNSKRIDREIAMGAQKWVDLNRYQTVNDCISDLKEKGYQIVATTPHTNDCELHEFDITKKSCFFFGRETEGLSQEVMDATDSYLKIPMVGFTESLNISVSAAIILQHVTTKLRQSNISWQLTEEDMLEKRLDWITKTIKSYDEIVDRFYSQ, from the coding sequence ATGGTAGATTTAAAACTTTTAGAGCATTTAGAAACGTATTTAACAGAACATCGGAAAGCGCGTTTTGATAAGGTTTTATCACAGCGAACCAAATATTACACGGTAGCTACAGAAGATGTTTATCAATTACATAATACAAGTGCTGTAATACGAAGTTGTGATGTGTTTGGAATACAGGAGGTTAATATTGTTGAAGAACGTAACTCTAAGCGCATAGATAGAGAAATAGCTATGGGTGCTCAAAAATGGGTTGATCTAAATAGATATCAAACTGTAAACGATTGTATTTCAGATTTAAAAGAAAAAGGGTATCAGATAGTCGCAACGACACCGCATACAAACGATTGCGAATTGCATGAGTTTGATATCACTAAAAAATCCTGTTTTTTCTTTGGAAGAGAAACCGAAGGGTTATCCCAAGAAGTTATGGATGCTACCGATAGTTATTTAAAAATACCAATGGTCGGTTTTACTGAAAGTTTAAATATTTCAGTGTCCGCTGCCATTATTTTACAGCATGTTACTACTAAACTAAGACAATCAAATATTAGCTGGCAATTAACAGAGGAGGATATGTTAGAAAAACGTTTGGATTGGATAACAAAAACTATTAAAAGTTACGATGAAATTGTTGACCGTTTTTATAGTCAGTAA